In the genome of Flavobacteriaceae bacterium YJPT1-3, the window TGCGGGAGGGAAAATTCTCAGCAAAGCTGGAGGTGACCCCGGTTTCCAACATCAGATTAAACAACCAGGTTTCCTTGATCTTATGTAAAAAATTCAGTTGATGGCTGTATTGATCGCTTTCCTGCAGACCGATGGTAAGCAGCTGCCGGCTCACGCTGCTCAGGTAAGTGTAGGAGGTTGTGTAGCGCTGCTGTGCCCGATTAAAAAAGAGGGTATTCCGGAAGCTGAGGTTGACCCCCAGATCGTCTTCCCGCTCCCGAAAAGGATTTAAAGGAATGGACTTCCCCTGACGCAAGGTATTGCGATCAATGATGTAACTGGTTTGGTTGTAAAACCGGGAGAGTACTTTTTTAAAGCCTTGTCTGCCGGACCACTGCTGTGGATTCAAGGTCAATTGCTGACTCCACTTGTTTTGATGGGTCTTAACAAAGACCCGGTTGGGTAAGAGCAGGCGCACAAAATCAGCTTCATCCACAAATTGGGCCAGTTCAAACTCTTCTAATTGTTGTACGCCATCTCCGTTATAATCGTTCCAGGTATAGTTTCCCTGCCCCTCATCAACAGCGATATAGGTAAAATCCTGACGGGGTTGAGTTCCGCTATTGGTTTCAAATACGGTGTTCCAGCGCAGGAAATCATTGAACAAACGCTGATCAAAGAGCAAACGCGAATTGAGTGAAATTTCGGTTTCCCGTTCCTGATCTTCATAATTCAGGCGACGGTAATTGACAAACAAGGAGAGGGCTGTGCTCTCGTTTTTTAGCAATTGACTTTCCAGAAAATAGGTATTGGACTGATTTACCCGTTCAATCTGGGTAGCAAAGCCGGTAGCCGGCTGTGGAATACTGTCATTCAAGCGGTAGCGATAACCCACTTGTACGTACACCTGAGTACTATCACCAAGACCGGTGAAAACTTCATAGCTCTGAAAACGTTGACTCTCGGGCGTTAAGGAATCATTGACCTTGGCACGTCGTTCATTGTCCTCCCCCTGGATTTTGGCACCCACCCAGGTTTTCTTAAAGCCATAAATAGCGCCGAGATTGGCCCGACTAAAGGCGGAGGCAAATCCGGTATCTTCTGCATCTAAGGCACTGGCGAAAAATTGGGTGCGTAAGTTGCCAAAAGTGTAACGCCCACTAACCGTATGACGATAGCCCTGATAGGTGTTCCGAAAGACCAGGTTTTCAAAGCGATAGGAAAGAAGACCTTTGGCGAAAGCATTGTAATCCAGGCCTAAGGCCAAAAAGCTCTGATCGGCAATGGGGTTTTGAGCTGCGGTAGGAGACAGGCTGTTCAGATTCCAATCGCGGGAGAATTCCACATTATACAGACGTTCCGGATTGCGAAACTCCTGTTGTACATAATCCCATTGACCCACCAATTGTAATTGGTTTTTTGGGATGTTCAGCGAGTCTTCTGCGTTGACTACGGTGGTTTGAAGTAATTGTTGCCGCAGCTGTACATGAGTGGCCAGCGCTTCGTTATCGCCGTCGTCCAGGTTAGAGAATAAATTTTGATCGTTATTGGAGCCGGCGATCTCAAATTCCAGTTGAGTCTTCTCACCCTGGTAGCTCCCGTTGACCACGCCTACCTGTAATTTGTTAGGCGCAAAAAGCTGCACCACCGGAGCGAAATTTCCCTGAGGAACCCCATTGACAGGAGCAACATATTCGAAGATACGACTGATGGCGTTGGTTGATTGGAGGACATAATCCCCTTGATTGGGTCCTACGGGACTGAAGCGTACATTGAAGAGTTCTTCATCGGGATCTGAGCTGAATTCAAATACTTCCTGACCATTGATGAGGGTACGCCGGTAAAGAATCTTGTTTTCACTAAAGGAGTCCGCGACTGCGCTGGGGGCTATTTGCGCGCTACGATCATCTCCGGCGGCTTGCAATACGGATACCTGTGCTTCGGTTAGGCTTTGCTGCAAAGGCTGATTCTTGGCGTCATTTTCTGAATAGACATGTGCTCCCAATTGCCAGCGTCCATTGTCGCTTTGGTATCGACTCCCTCCGTAACCGATAAATCGAGTAAAATTTCGTTCGCTGTACTGGTATTCCACGGTGATCCGCATCTCGCTGGTGATCGGGACGGTAGCGTTAAAGCGAACTTCCCCCGCATTATAATCAATGATGTAGTCGGCCAACTCGCCGCGTTCCAGTTGTACTCCATTGATGAATACCTTTTCACTTCCGGATACGATAAGCACGAAGAGCTCCCCGTTGGGTCCGGTTAGTTTATACGGTCCTTGATTTCCTTCCTGTCCGATAATGATCGATCGCGTAAAAATACCGCGCACCAAGGCCCCAGAAGCGAAGCCCTCCAATTGCCCTCCAGATTCAAAACTCGTGGTCCCCTGCAGGGCGAGGCCCTGAATCTTTTTCGTGAAAGCGCCAAAATAAGAGGTAGTGTTCTGTAGATCTACGTCTCCAGCCCTGATCTTCCAATTGTCGCTGAATAATTCAATAAAGACCTGGTCGAATTCATCCAGGCTCTGGGAGTATCCGCCTTCCTGATTGGGAATATTCGCATCTTGTATGGAGGCACGAAGGGTCACCGAATTACTGATCTTCCCACTGATCTGCAGATCCAATTCGCTGTTCAACACACTATTTTGGTTATTACCCACAGAGATACCGCGAATGATGCTTCCGTTGGTGCTCAATCCGTCGAAAGGTTTGACCGTGGTGGTGGAAGTGGGCGTGCTGAATTGATAGACGCGTTCCTGATTCCCGCTACTGCGCACTACACGCCTCGGATCGTAAAGAGAATAGCTTCGGGTCAAAAACTCCGGATAGACCCGATAAGTAATGATCAGGGAATCCGGGTACGTGGATAGAGCCTCCTTAGGACGTATACTTCCCCGGGCCAGATCAATGGTAAAGCGTGAGGTATCTATGGATTGCCCTTGGGTACTTAAGAAGGCTATAGACGCCGGCAGTATGGAAAGACTGTCTATCTGAATTCGGTCCTGAACCGCAACCTTTTTGCTCCGTTTTTCCTGATAAGCGGCGTCCTGGGCATGCAGAACTCCGGCCATTCCCAGAAATAGAAAAACGATTAATGGACGCATGGGTAGTAAAACTACGGAGATTAGGGATTTAGTATGTGAGGTAAATGTAAAGTTTATGCGGCGAAGGCCAAGAAGAGCGCGACTGAATTACTAATTTCGCTTCTGAATAATTGAAGTCTTGGGGGCTTTCTCAAGACGCCTTATGGAACACTAAAATAAAGCGATAGTATGAAGATTGTCTCCTATAATGTGAATGGAATACGCGCCGCACTGCGCAAAGACCTATTGGGTTGGTTAAAACAAACCGATCCTGATGTGCTTTGTATACAGGAAACCAAAGCAAATGTCGATCAGATCGACCCTGGGGTCTTTGAGGATCTAGGCTATCATCATTATTGGTTCAGTGCGCAGAAGAAAGGCTATAGCGGGGTGGCCATACTGACGAAAAAAGAACCCAAACACGTGGAATACGGCACCGGGATCTCCTCCATGGATCAGGAGGGAAGAAATCTGCGCGTCGATTTTGATGATCTTTCCGTGATGAGCTTATACCTCCCCTCGGGAACCAATACGGCCCGTTTGGACCATAAGTTGGAGTATATGGACCTTTTCCAGGACTACGTCAACGAGTTGAAACAAGATCATCCCAATTTAGTGATTGGCGGAGATTACAATATTTGTCATGAAGCGATCGACATTCATGATCCGGTACGCAATAAGAACGTCAGTGGTTTTTTACCGGTAGAACGGGAATGGATCGGGAATTTTATCGAGAGTGGTTTTATAGATTCTTTTCGCCATCTCAACAAAGAACCGGATCAGTATACCTGGTGGAGTTACCGGGCTAATGCCCGCGCCAATAACAAAGGCTGGCGTATCGATTACAATATGGTGAGTGCTCCTTTAAAAGAAAAGATCAAAAGAGCCGTTATCTTATCAGAAGCCTACCACAGCGATCATTGTCCGCATTTGGTAGAGCTGACCTAAAATCGTGTACATGAAGAAACTACTTATAGGGTGCGGGGCGCTTTTGTTGTTAAGCACCTCCTGTGTATCGGCCAAACTACACAAAGAATTAGAAGAAGATTACGCTTTCGCGAAAGAGAAAAACCGCTTGCTAGAGGAAGCACTGGCGAATCGGGATCGCGAATTGAATGTCTTGCAGACGCAGTATGAAAAGTTGCTGGCGGAGACCGAAGCGGTTCGCGTGGAGCGGGAAAAGCTTTTTCGTGACCTTAGTCTGACCCAACAGAATTTAGAGAATCTGCAGGACTCCTATGATGCCCTGGAGTCGAACAGCAGCAGTACGCTGGCTGCGAATGTTCAAGAAAATAGAAGACTCTTACAAGAGTTGGAGGACAAGCAACGCCGACTTACTCAAGAGCGGGAACGACTCGAAGCCTTGCAGCGGGATTTGGCTGATCGATCGGCACGAGTGGCAGAGCTGGAGGAAGTGATCGCCAGCAAAGAAGCCTCCATGAGACAATTGAAAGAGGCCATCTCCAGAGCCTTGGTTGATTTTGAAGGCAAAGGTCTGACCGTAGAACAATGGGACGGAAAGGTCTATGTTTCTCTGGAAAACAAATTGCTTTTTGAAAGTGGTAGCTGGACGGTAGGAACTCAGGGGCGTCAAGCCGTACAACAATTGGCCGCTGTGCTGGCTCAGAATCCAGACATTTCAGTGCTGATTGAAGGACATACGGACAATGTCCCTTATTCCGGTTCTGGAGCGCTACAGGACAATTGGGACCTGTCGACCAAACGAGCTACCGCCATTGTGCATATTCTGGAAGGGTATTCAGGCATCGATAAAAAGAACCTAACCGCCGCCGGACGTGGGGAGTTCGCCCCCATAGCCCCTAACACCACTCCGGAGAATCGGGCTAAAAATCGAAGGATTGAGATCATCCTAACCCCTAAACTGGATGAGATTACCCGATTAATCAACGATATTTAAAACGAGACGACCAGACTAAAGATTTAAGACCCTCTTAACCCCCTGCTCTTGGAGTGGGGGTTATTTTTGATTGCATTTTGAAAAAGCCACTATGAAATACGATTACCTACCCAATACAGATATAAAAGTTTCCAAGATTTGCCTGGGCTCCATGACCTGGGGAGAACAGAATACCGAGGAAGAGGGACACGCTCAATTGGACTATGCCCTGGAACAAGGGGTCAACTTTATCGATACTGCAGAATTGTATTCGGTGCCGGCGCGTAAAGAGACCTATGGCAGCACGGAACGCATCATCGGGAGCTGGTTAAAGAAAACGAGCAAACGAGAGCAGGTTGTTATTGCTAGTAAAATTGCAGGACCTGCTGATTTTACTAAGCATATCCGCACCGGAGGCTTCGCAGCCCATGAAATTGACGATGCCATCGAAAAAAGCCTGAAACGACTACAAACTGATTATATTGACCTGTATCAACTCCACTGGCCGGAGCGGAATACGAATTACTTCGGGCAGCGAGGCTATGTGCATCAGGAAGACGAAGCCTGGAAAGACAATTTCAACTCGGTGCTCACCCGCTTACAAAAACACATCAACGCAGGTAATATTCGCCACATCGGGCTTTCTAATGAGACGCCTTATGGATTATCCCGCTACCTGGAGGAGCATCGACACGGGGATTTGCCTAAAATGATTACGGTTCAGAATCCGTACAATTTACTCAACCGTAAAGACGAGATCGGATTGACAGAGATCATGCTGCGGGAAGAAGTAGGTCACTTGCCGTATTCTCCTTTGGGTTTTGGACAATTGACCGGAAAATACCTGGGGGGTAAAATGCCAGAAGGTTCCCGGGTACAGCGCTTCCCCAATTACAATCGCTATCACAACGAACGTGCATTTGAAGCGACGCGACGCTATAAATCCATAGCCGATGAGCACGGACTGAGCCTAACCCAAATGGCACTGGCTTTTGTGAATTCAAGAGATTTTGTCACCGCCAACATCATTGGTGCGACTTCGGTGGAGCAATTGAAAGAGAATATTGGCAGCATTGATGTGGAACTCAGCCCAGCAGTACTCGAAGCCATTGAAGAGGTTCACAACAGCATTCCCAATCCGGCACCCTAAGCTATCCGAATAGATGGCGCACTACATCGTGCACTTTGGCCACCTTAATGATGTTGATGGCAAAATCATTCTTGGGGATTTTGC includes:
- a CDS encoding OmpA family protein, which codes for MKKLLIGCGALLLLSTSCVSAKLHKELEEDYAFAKEKNRLLEEALANRDRELNVLQTQYEKLLAETEAVRVEREKLFRDLSLTQQNLENLQDSYDALESNSSSTLAANVQENRRLLQELEDKQRRLTQERERLEALQRDLADRSARVAELEEVIASKEASMRQLKEAISRALVDFEGKGLTVEQWDGKVYVSLENKLLFESGSWTVGTQGRQAVQQLAAVLAQNPDISVLIEGHTDNVPYSGSGALQDNWDLSTKRATAIVHILEGYSGIDKKNLTAAGRGEFAPIAPNTTPENRAKNRRIEIILTPKLDEITRLINDI
- a CDS encoding exodeoxyribonuclease III, translated to MKIVSYNVNGIRAALRKDLLGWLKQTDPDVLCIQETKANVDQIDPGVFEDLGYHHYWFSAQKKGYSGVAILTKKEPKHVEYGTGISSMDQEGRNLRVDFDDLSVMSLYLPSGTNTARLDHKLEYMDLFQDYVNELKQDHPNLVIGGDYNICHEAIDIHDPVRNKNVSGFLPVEREWIGNFIESGFIDSFRHLNKEPDQYTWWSYRANARANNKGWRIDYNMVSAPLKEKIKRAVILSEAYHSDHCPHLVELT
- a CDS encoding aldo/keto reductase; its protein translation is MKYDYLPNTDIKVSKICLGSMTWGEQNTEEEGHAQLDYALEQGVNFIDTAELYSVPARKETYGSTERIIGSWLKKTSKREQVVIASKIAGPADFTKHIRTGGFAAHEIDDAIEKSLKRLQTDYIDLYQLHWPERNTNYFGQRGYVHQEDEAWKDNFNSVLTRLQKHINAGNIRHIGLSNETPYGLSRYLEEHRHGDLPKMITVQNPYNLLNRKDEIGLTEIMLREEVGHLPYSPLGFGQLTGKYLGGKMPEGSRVQRFPNYNRYHNERAFEATRRYKSIADEHGLSLTQMALAFVNSRDFVTANIIGATSVEQLKENIGSIDVELSPAVLEAIEEVHNSIPNPAP